One segment of Euzebyales bacterium DNA contains the following:
- the purE gene encoding 5-(carboxyamino)imidazole ribonucleotide mutase, with product MTQVSPDDTPAAPAGDGTPAVAVVMGSDSDLECMQAAVDVLDRFGVSREVRVLSAHRRPDDMLAYGASAADRGVQVIIAGAGGAAHLPGMLASVTRLPVIGVPVPLRRLDGLDSLLSIVQMPRGVPVATVAIGNAENAALLACRMLALADPALADALDAHRVELRSRSGEADERVRDRHPATAGPPP from the coding sequence TGTCGCCCGACGACACCCCCGCCGCCCCCGCCGGTGACGGCACCCCCGCCGTGGCCGTCGTGATGGGTAGCGACTCCGACCTCGAGTGCATGCAGGCCGCCGTTGACGTCCTCGACCGGTTCGGCGTGTCGCGTGAGGTCCGCGTGCTGTCGGCCCACCGGCGCCCGGACGACATGCTGGCGTACGGCGCGTCGGCTGCTGATCGGGGCGTGCAGGTGATCATCGCCGGCGCCGGCGGCGCGGCCCACCTGCCCGGCATGCTGGCGAGCGTGACCCGCCTGCCCGTCATCGGAGTGCCGGTGCCGCTGCGGCGGCTCGACGGGCTGGACTCGCTGCTGTCGATCGTGCAGATGCCACGTGGCGTCCCCGTCGCGACGGTCGCGATCGGCAACGCCGAGAACGCGGCGCTGCTCGCGTGCCGCATGCTGGCGCTGGCCGACCCGGCGCTCGCCGACGCGCTCGACGCCCACCGCGTGGAGCTGCGCTCCAGGTCGGGCGAGGCGGACGAGCGGGTCCGCGACCGCCACCCGGCGACCGCCGGGCCACCGCCGTGA
- a CDS encoding Type 1 glutamine amidotransferase-like domain-containing protein, with the protein MTGAICLQGGNEFHPECREMDEGWLARVPVGVVAIAPLACAAGAEYRTAAHNGADYLRDLGVGDIIVTPEPSLSLDGAVRAILDATIVVIPGGSPARIRKRVVGTAIGGALRAHLAGGGTVVGASAGAMVLGELMLVPGTDMQVHTGLGAVPDVLVLPHYSEERRSVVDEVTAQINGWVSILGIPACSGVLYGHDGPLAFGADACWRFSADSEPATIPHA; encoded by the coding sequence GTGACGGGTGCGATCTGCCTGCAGGGCGGCAACGAGTTCCACCCCGAGTGCCGCGAGATGGATGAGGGGTGGCTGGCCCGCGTGCCAGTGGGCGTGGTCGCCATCGCTCCGCTTGCGTGCGCCGCCGGCGCCGAGTACCGCACGGCGGCGCACAACGGCGCAGACTACCTGCGTGACCTCGGCGTCGGCGACATCATCGTCACGCCCGAGCCGAGCTTATCGCTCGACGGTGCCGTCCGGGCGATCCTCGACGCGACGATCGTCGTCATCCCCGGCGGCTCGCCTGCCCGCATCCGCAAGCGCGTCGTCGGCACGGCGATCGGCGGTGCGCTGCGTGCGCATCTCGCCGGCGGTGGCACCGTTGTCGGCGCGAGTGCGGGCGCGATGGTGCTCGGCGAGCTCATGCTGGTGCCCGGCACGGACATGCAGGTCCACACCGGCCTTGGCGCGGTGCCCGACGTGCTGGTGCTGCCGCACTACAGCGAGGAGCGCCGCAGCGTCGTCGACGAGGTGACCGCGCAGATCAACGGCTGGGTCAGCATCCTGGGGATCCCGGCCTGCTCGGGTGTGCTGTACGGGCACGATGGTCCGCTGGCGTTCGGCGCCGACGCCTGCTGGCGCTTCAGCGCAGACAGCGAGCCCGCGACGATCCCGCACGCCTGA
- a CDS encoding response regulator transcription factor has translation MIRVFLVDDHRLFLSGVKSELRVGFEVVGTASDVDTAIAGIRRTRPDVVLLDVHMPGGGGRTVIEAIAKERPDTQFLALSVSDAAEDVIAIVRAGARGYVTKSISPAELTDAIRRVHEGDAVFSPRLAGFVLDAFASDAIQPVDPELDQLTTREREVLRHIARGFTYKVIAQRLHISVKTVETHVSAVLRKLQLSNRHELTRWATDRRLV, from the coding sequence ACCGCCTGTTCCTGTCGGGGGTCAAGTCGGAGCTGCGCGTCGGGTTCGAGGTCGTCGGTACCGCCAGCGACGTCGACACGGCGATCGCGGGCATCCGTCGCACCCGTCCGGACGTCGTGTTGCTCGACGTGCACATGCCGGGCGGTGGTGGACGCACCGTGATCGAGGCGATCGCCAAGGAGCGCCCCGACACGCAGTTTCTGGCACTGAGCGTGTCCGACGCCGCCGAGGACGTCATCGCGATCGTCCGTGCGGGCGCCCGCGGCTACGTGACCAAGTCGATCTCGCCCGCCGAGCTCACCGACGCCATCCGCCGGGTCCACGAGGGCGACGCCGTGTTCTCACCGCGCCTGGCCGGGTTCGTGCTCGACGCGTTCGCCAGCGACGCGATCCAGCCCGTCGATCCCGAGCTGGACCAGCTGACGACGCGGGAGCGTGAGGTGCTGCGCCACATCGCGCGGGGGTTCACCTACAAGGTGATCGCCCAGCGGCTGCACATCTCGGTCAAGACCGTCGAGACGCACGTGTCGGCGGTGCTGCGCAAGTTGCAGCTGTCGAACCGCCACGAGCTGACGCGCTGGGCCACGGACCGCCGCCTGGTCTGA